In one window of Thermus aquaticus DNA:
- the ffh gene encoding signal recognition particle protein: MFQQLSARLQEAIGRLRGRGRITEEDLKATLREIRRALMDADVNLEVARDFVERVREEALGKQVLESLTPAEVILATVYEALKEALGGEARLPVLKDRNLWFLVGLQGSGKTTTAAKLALYYKGKGRRPLLVAADTQRPAAREQLRLLGEKVGVPVLEVMDGESPESIRRRVEEKARLEARDLILVDTAGRLQIDEPLMGELARLKEVLGPDEVLLVLDAMTGQEALSVARAFDEKVGVTGLVLTKLDGDARGGAALSARHVTGKPIYFAGVSEKPEGLEPFYPERLAGRILGMGDVASLAEKVRAAGLEAEAPKSAKELSLEDFLKQMQNLKRLGPFSEILGLLPGVPQGLKVDEKAIKRLEAIVLSMTPEERKDPRILNGSRRKRIAKGSGTSVQEVNRFIKAFEEMKALMKSLEKKKGRGLMGMFRR, encoded by the coding sequence ATGTTCCAACAGCTTTCGGCGCGACTGCAAGAGGCCATCGGCCGCCTTAGGGGGCGGGGCCGGATCACCGAGGAGGACCTGAAGGCCACCCTCAGGGAGATCCGCCGGGCCCTCATGGACGCCGATGTCAACCTGGAGGTGGCCCGGGACTTCGTGGAGCGGGTGCGGGAGGAGGCCTTGGGGAAGCAGGTCCTGGAGAGCCTCACCCCCGCCGAGGTGATCCTGGCCACCGTCTACGAGGCCCTCAAGGAGGCCCTGGGGGGCGAGGCCAGGCTCCCTGTCCTCAAGGACAGGAACCTCTGGTTCCTGGTGGGCCTCCAGGGCTCCGGCAAGACCACCACCGCCGCCAAGCTGGCCCTCTACTACAAGGGCAAGGGGAGGAGGCCCCTCTTGGTGGCCGCCGACACCCAGAGGCCCGCCGCCAGGGAGCAACTAAGGCTTCTGGGCGAGAAGGTGGGCGTGCCCGTGCTGGAGGTGATGGACGGGGAGTCCCCTGAGTCCATCCGCCGCCGGGTGGAGGAGAAGGCCCGCCTCGAGGCCCGGGACCTGATCCTGGTGGACACCGCCGGCCGCCTGCAGATTGACGAGCCCCTCATGGGGGAGCTGGCCCGCCTCAAGGAGGTCCTTGGCCCGGACGAGGTTCTCCTGGTCCTGGACGCCATGACCGGGCAGGAAGCCCTTTCCGTGGCCAGGGCCTTTGACGAGAAGGTGGGGGTCACGGGCCTCGTCCTCACCAAGCTGGACGGGGATGCCCGGGGCGGGGCGGCCCTTTCCGCCCGCCACGTGACGGGCAAGCCCATCTACTTCGCCGGGGTTTCCGAGAAGCCGGAGGGCCTGGAGCCCTTCTACCCCGAGCGCCTGGCGGGCCGCATCCTGGGCATGGGGGACGTGGCCAGCCTGGCGGAGAAGGTGCGGGCGGCGGGGCTGGAGGCGGAGGCGCCCAAGTCCGCCAAGGAGCTTTCCCTGGAGGACTTCCTCAAGCAGATGCAGAACCTCAAGCGCCTGGGCCCCTTCTCCGAGATCCTGGGCCTCCTGCCCGGGGTTCCCCAGGGGCTTAAGGTGGACGAGAAGGCCATAAAGCGCCTGGAGGCCATCGTCCTCTCCATGACCCCCGAGGAGCGCAAAGACCCCCGCATCCTAAACGGTTCCCGGCGCAAGCGCATCGCCAAGGGAAGCGGGACCTCGGTCCAGGAGGTCAACCGCTTCATCAAGGCATTTGAGGAGATGAAGGCCCTAATGAAGTCCCTGGAGAAGAAGAAGGGCCGGGGACTCATGGGAATGTTCAGGAGGTAA
- the rpsP gene encoding 30S ribosomal protein S16 has product MVKIRLSRFGSKHNPHYRIVVTDVRRKRDGAYIEKIGYYDPRKTTPDWLKVDVERARYWLSVGAQPTDTARRLLRQAGVFRQETQGA; this is encoded by the coding sequence ATGGTCAAGATCAGGCTTTCTCGGTTCGGCTCCAAGCACAACCCCCACTACCGCATCGTGGTCACCGATGTCCGCAGGAAGCGGGACGGCGCCTACATTGAGAAGATCGGCTACTACGACCCCAGGAAGACCACCCCGGACTGGCTCAAGGTGGACGTGGAGCGGGCCCGGTACTGGCTTTCCGTGGGGGCACAGCCCACGGACACCGCCCGGAGGCTCCTCCGCCAGGCGGGGGTCTTCCGGCAGGAGACCCAGGGGGCCTAA
- a CDS encoding KH domain-containing protein, translating to MKDLVEYLAKSVVDRPEAVRVQERRGREGPVYLVEVAPEDKGRLIGKGGRVIESIRTLVRAYAKRKVGVEVR from the coding sequence ATGAAGGACCTGGTGGAGTATTTGGCCAAGAGCGTGGTGGACCGCCCAGAGGCGGTCCGGGTCCAGGAAAGGCGTGGGCGGGAAGGGCCCGTTTACCTGGTGGAGGTGGCCCCCGAGGACAAGGGGCGCCTCATCGGCAAGGGGGGGCGGGTCATTGAGTCCATCCGCACCCTGGTGCGGGCCTACGCCAAGCGCAAGGTGGGCGTGGAGGTGCGGTGA
- the rimM gene encoding ribosome maturation factor RimM (Essential for efficient processing of 16S rRNA) — MAGRLVEIGRFGAPYALAGGLKFRGEPVVAHLTRIYVEGHGWRAVEDLYQVGEELVVHLAGVSTRELAEALVGLRVYAEVADLPPLEEGQYYYFALIGLPVYVEGQKVGEVADILDAGAQDVLVIRGVGERLRDRAERLVPLQAPYVRVEAEGIHVEPIPGLFD; from the coding sequence ATGGCGGGGCGTCTGGTGGAGATCGGCCGTTTCGGCGCCCCCTACGCCCTGGCGGGCGGGCTGAAGTTCCGGGGGGAGCCGGTGGTGGCCCATCTAACGCGCATCTACGTGGAGGGGCACGGCTGGCGGGCGGTGGAGGACCTCTACCAGGTGGGGGAGGAGCTGGTGGTGCACCTAGCCGGGGTCTCCACCCGGGAGCTGGCGGAGGCCTTGGTGGGCCTTCGCGTCTACGCCGAGGTGGCCGACCTCCCTCCCCTCGAGGAGGGCCAGTACTACTACTTCGCCCTCATCGGCCTTCCCGTCTACGTGGAGGGGCAGAAGGTGGGGGAGGTGGCCGACATCCTGGACGCCGGGGCCCAGGACGTGCTAGTGATCCGGGGGGTGGGGGAGAGGCTCAGGGACCGGGCCGAGCGCCTGGTGCCCCTCCAGGCCCCTTACGTGCGGGTGGAGGCGGAGGGCATCCACGTGGAGCCCATCCCCGGCCTCTTTGACTGA
- the trmD gene encoding tRNA (guanosine(37)-N1)-methyltransferase TrmD, which yields MRYTFITLFPQLIRPWLEESLIAKALQRGLLSAEVVDLRAFGLGRHRSVDDTPYGGGAGMVIRADVAVAAIESALPADEVILLSPAGRPFTQEVAEELSRKEHLVLLCGRYEGFDARVEAFVTRSLSIGDYVLMGGEVAALAVLEATARLVPGVIGDPMSHREDSFVRGLLDYPHYTRPPEFRGLKVPEVLLSGDHEAVARFRRKEALKRTLELRPELLLRARIGALEAGWLAEMDREG from the coding sequence ATGCGCTACACCTTCATCACCCTCTTTCCCCAGCTGATCCGTCCCTGGCTGGAGGAGTCCTTGATCGCCAAGGCCTTGCAGCGGGGGCTTCTTTCGGCGGAGGTGGTGGACCTCCGGGCCTTCGGCCTGGGGCGGCACCGCAGCGTGGACGACACCCCCTATGGGGGCGGGGCGGGGATGGTGATTCGGGCCGACGTGGCGGTGGCGGCCATAGAGTCGGCCCTGCCGGCCGACGAGGTCATCCTCCTCTCCCCGGCGGGCAGGCCCTTTACCCAGGAGGTGGCCGAGGAGCTTTCCCGGAAGGAGCACCTGGTCCTCCTCTGTGGGCGGTACGAGGGGTTTGACGCCCGGGTGGAGGCCTTTGTGACCAGGAGCCTCTCCATCGGGGACTACGTGCTCATGGGGGGGGAGGTGGCGGCCTTGGCGGTCCTCGAGGCCACGGCCCGCCTGGTGCCCGGGGTGATCGGGGACCCCATGAGCCACCGGGAGGACTCCTTCGTGCGGGGCCTTCTGGACTACCCCCACTACACCAGGCCCCCGGAGTTCCGGGGCCTAAAGGTGCCGGAGGTGCTCCTTTCGGGAGACCACGAGGCCGTGGCCCGCTTCCGCCGCAAGGAGGCGTTAAAGCGCACCTTGGAGCTAAGGCCCGAGCTCCTCTTGCGGGCCAGGATCGGGGCCCTGGAGGCCGGGTGGCTTGCGGAGATGGACCGGGAAGGGTAA
- the rplS gene encoding 50S ribosomal protein L19, giving the protein MNRGALLKVVESRYARTDLPEFRPGDTVRVAYRVKEGGRTRIQNFEGIVIKIKRNGYNSSFTVRKVSYGVGVERIFPFNSPLIEKVEIVQRGRARRAKLYFIRELSEREIRRKLRADRKRIGQDQERAKAAQAAQVAQEAPSEASGEGQA; this is encoded by the coding sequence ATGAACCGAGGAGCGCTTCTGAAGGTGGTGGAGTCCCGCTACGCCCGCACGGACCTGCCCGAGTTCCGGCCGGGCGACACGGTGCGGGTGGCCTACCGGGTGAAGGAAGGGGGCCGCACCCGCATCCAGAACTTTGAGGGCATCGTCATCAAGATCAAGCGCAACGGCTACAACTCCAGCTTCACCGTGCGCAAGGTGAGCTACGGGGTGGGGGTGGAGCGCATCTTCCCCTTCAACTCCCCCCTCATTGAGAAGGTGGAGATCGTGCAGCGGGGTCGCGCCCGCCGGGCCAAGCTCTACTTCATCCGCGAGCTTTCCGAGCGGGAGATCCGCCGCAAGCTCCGGGCCGACCGCAAGCGGATCGGCCAGGACCAGGAGCGGGCCAAGGCGGCCCAGGCCGCCCAGGTGGCCCAGGAGGCCCCTTCCGAGGCCTCGGGAGAGGGCCAGGCCTAA
- a CDS encoding response regulator transcription factor — MRVLIADDHPLFRLGLKAGLEAQGLAVVAEAENGQEALDKALALKPDAVLLDLRMPGMDGLTCARKLRERGYRGLIAFLTTYQEPALLKEAALAGADAYFSKELSAPELKRRLLRVMQGEERLTPPDLPSLTPREEEVLALLAQGLSVKEMAKALGLSPDTVKDHLENLYAKLEARNRVEALEKARSLGFLQ; from the coding sequence ATGCGGGTCCTCATCGCCGACGACCACCCCCTCTTCCGCCTGGGGCTGAAGGCGGGCCTCGAGGCCCAGGGCCTCGCGGTGGTGGCCGAGGCGGAAAACGGCCAGGAGGCCCTGGATAAGGCCCTGGCCCTGAAGCCGGACGCCGTCTTGCTGGATTTGCGCATGCCGGGCATGGACGGCCTCACCTGCGCCAGGAAGCTCCGGGAAAGGGGCTACCGGGGCCTCATCGCCTTCCTCACCACCTACCAGGAGCCAGCCCTCCTGAAGGAGGCGGCTTTAGCGGGGGCGGACGCCTACTTCTCCAAGGAGCTTTCCGCCCCGGAGCTGAAGCGGCGGCTTCTAAGGGTCATGCAGGGGGAGGAGCGCCTCACGCCCCCCGACCTGCCGAGCCTCACCCCCAGGGAAGAGGAGGTGCTTGCGCTTTTGGCCCAGGGGCTTTCCGTCAAGGAGATGGCCAAGGCCCTGGGCCTCTCCCCCGACACGGTCAAGGACCACCTGGAAAACCTCTACGCCAAGCTGGAGGCCCGTAACCGGGTAGAGGCCCTGGAGAAGGCGAGAAGCCTGGGCTTCCTGCAATAA
- the sdaAA gene encoding L-serine ammonia-lyase, iron-sulfur-dependent, subunit alpha — protein sequence MPLTLNALAELSGLASEHVLREEEEETGLSREVILSKMRERLAVMRDSIQRGLASDAPSVAGMVGKNAKTLWEAPDPLRDPLLKRVQAYAMAVNEENARMGRIVAAPTAGSAGTLPGALLGVADHLAIPEERLLMPMVLAAGVAKMINRVIHIAGASGGCQAEIGSSAAMAAAAVTELLGGSPEASAHAAALALQNTLGLVCDPVGGFVEVPCVMRNGFYAVHAVSAASMALAGIRSVIPPDEVVLAMARVGRLLPLELRETGLGGLAETPTGRRLAEEALKPKGP from the coding sequence ATGCCCTTAACCTTGAACGCTTTGGCGGAGCTTTCCGGTCTGGCCTCGGAGCACGTCTTGCGGGAGGAGGAAGAGGAGACGGGCCTCTCCCGCGAGGTCATCCTTAGCAAGATGCGGGAGCGCTTGGCCGTCATGCGGGATTCCATCCAGAGAGGCCTGGCCTCCGACGCGCCCAGTGTGGCGGGGATGGTGGGCAAGAACGCCAAGACCCTGTGGGAGGCCCCGGATCCCCTGCGGGACCCCCTCCTCAAGCGGGTTCAGGCCTATGCCATGGCCGTCAACGAGGAGAACGCCCGCATGGGTCGCATCGTGGCTGCGCCCACGGCGGGGAGCGCCGGCACCCTCCCCGGGGCCCTTTTGGGGGTGGCGGACCATCTTGCCATCCCCGAGGAGCGCCTGCTCATGCCCATGGTCCTGGCGGCGGGCGTGGCCAAGATGATCAACCGGGTCATCCACATCGCCGGGGCCAGTGGAGGGTGCCAGGCGGAGATCGGTTCCAGCGCCGCCATGGCCGCTGCCGCCGTGACCGAGCTCCTGGGGGGAAGCCCCGAGGCCTCGGCCCACGCCGCCGCTTTGGCCCTGCAGAACACCCTGGGCCTGGTCTGCGACCCCGTGGGGGGGTTTGTGGAGGTGCCCTGCGTCATGCGCAACGGCTTCTACGCCGTCCACGCCGTGAGCGCCGCCTCCATGGCCCTGGCGGGGATCAGGAGCGTCATCCCCCCGGACGAGGTGGTCCTGGCCATGGCTCGCGTGGGCCGCCTCCTCCCCCTAGAGCTTAGGGAGACGGGCCTCGGCGGCCTGGCCGAAACCCCCACGGGGCGA